The following are encoded together in the Pedobacter sp. D749 genome:
- a CDS encoding YncE family protein, with protein MRPLKSKIYILVLLLAICACRKDPQPLPSEISKVEPEPTSAIKGFYLVNEGNMNMNKASLDYMDLVNGIYTRNLYNEVNPDVTKGLGDVGNDIGCYGSKLYVVVNVSNKVEVLNVKTGKKIGQINITNCRYITFNNGKAYVSAYLGKVGDPKAPNGIVAEIDTAALSINRNVEVGRQPEEMAIIGSKLYVANSGGYSPPDYEHTVSVIDLPSLKEIKRIEVAINLHRIKADRYGDLYVTSRGDYYTIPSKLFVIDTQTDQIKKVFNIAAGNLVIDDDYAYIYSTEWNYIAGKNNISYNMINIKDETIMDRKFITDGTEKNIKIPYGIAVNPTSKDVYVTDAKDYVTPGKLHCYSPEGRLKWSVTTGDIPAHIAFIN; from the coding sequence ATGAGGCCTTTAAAATCTAAGATATATATATTGGTTTTATTGTTGGCTATTTGCGCCTGTAGAAAAGATCCCCAGCCTTTGCCTTCGGAAATTAGCAAGGTAGAACCAGAGCCAACTTCTGCCATTAAAGGTTTTTACCTGGTTAACGAAGGCAATATGAACATGAACAAGGCCTCTTTAGATTATATGGACCTGGTAAATGGCATTTATACCCGAAACTTATATAATGAGGTAAACCCAGATGTAACCAAAGGTTTGGGCGATGTGGGAAATGATATTGGATGTTATGGTAGCAAGCTTTATGTAGTGGTTAATGTATCGAATAAAGTTGAGGTGCTGAATGTGAAAACGGGAAAGAAAATCGGACAAATCAATATCACCAATTGCCGTTATATCACTTTCAATAACGGCAAAGCTTATGTAAGTGCTTATTTAGGTAAAGTTGGCGATCCGAAGGCACCGAATGGAATTGTGGCCGAGATAGATACCGCAGCACTCAGCATAAACCGTAATGTTGAAGTTGGCAGACAGCCAGAAGAAATGGCCATTATTGGTAGTAAATTGTATGTAGCCAATTCTGGTGGTTATAGTCCGCCGGATTATGAGCATACCGTATCGGTAATCGACCTACCTAGTCTTAAAGAAATTAAACGCATTGAAGTTGCCATTAACCTGCATCGTATAAAAGCTGATCGTTATGGGGACTTGTATGTGACCTCACGTGGTGATTATTATACCATCCCTTCAAAGCTTTTTGTAATTGATACCCAAACCGACCAAATTAAAAAGGTATTCAATATTGCCGCTGGTAATCTGGTTATCGATGATGATTACGCTTATATCTATAGTACAGAATGGAACTATATAGCGGGTAAAAATAACATTAGCTATAACATGATCAACATAAAGGACGAAACGATAATGGACCGCAAATTCATTACGGATGGTACTGAAAAGAACATTAAAATCCCTTACGGAATTGCGGTTAACCCTACCAGTAAAGATGTATATGTAACTGACGCTAAAGATTATGTTACGCCCGGAAAATTACACTGTTACAGCCCGGAAGGCCGCCTGAAATGGTCGGTTACTACTGGCGATATCCCAGCCCACATTGCATTTATAAATTAA
- a CDS encoding YncE family protein, whose protein sequence is MSKFYKKHILIILAATAVSISACKKDRSEIVEKKQIITDTKGIYMLCEGLMGNNNSAISYYDVATKTAVADYYKQVNGVSLGETANDLEQYGSKMYCVVAGIQGTKQSFLDIIDIKTCKSLKRIPFNSTTDGYIPRFVAFYKDKAYVSRYDGKVSRIDTASMAVDGEITLSEGLEQLAVANGKLYVCNSSHPYYQNGAKNKVSVIDLATFTKTKDIAVNNNPVRIQAADNGDLFVVCWNDYIINNNPSLDRISSATDTKIASYNYDLGAIAINGSTAYLSKDIYSSPDIKALNTTSGALGASLITDGQVINTIYGITINPFSKEVVVADANNYNNSEGLTYCFGTDGKVKFSFKTAGLPQHAVFNYNYKYE, encoded by the coding sequence ATGAGCAAATTTTACAAAAAACACATTTTAATTATCCTCGCCGCAACGGCTGTGTCTATTTCTGCCTGTAAAAAGGATAGATCAGAGATAGTGGAAAAAAAACAGATCATTACAGACACCAAAGGGATTTATATGCTTTGCGAAGGATTGATGGGGAATAATAACAGTGCCATTTCCTATTATGATGTAGCAACCAAAACTGCAGTTGCCGATTATTACAAACAGGTAAATGGCGTATCGTTAGGAGAAACCGCAAACGATTTAGAGCAATATGGCAGCAAAATGTATTGCGTCGTAGCAGGTATTCAGGGTACAAAACAATCGTTTTTGGATATTATTGATATTAAAACCTGTAAATCACTAAAAAGAATTCCATTCAATTCGACCACTGATGGTTATATCCCAAGGTTTGTAGCTTTCTACAAAGATAAAGCTTACGTTTCGAGATATGATGGAAAAGTGAGCCGTATCGATACCGCATCGATGGCTGTTGATGGTGAAATTACCTTATCGGAAGGACTTGAACAACTGGCAGTAGCTAATGGCAAGTTATATGTGTGCAATTCTTCACATCCTTATTATCAGAACGGAGCAAAAAACAAGGTATCAGTAATCGATTTAGCAACCTTTACCAAAACGAAAGATATTGCCGTAAACAATAATCCCGTAAGGATACAAGCGGCCGATAATGGTGATTTGTTCGTGGTATGCTGGAATGACTATATCATTAATAACAATCCATCATTGGATAGGATCAGCAGCGCTACGGATACCAAAATTGCATCTTACAATTATGATCTGGGTGCTATTGCCATCAATGGATCAACAGCTTATCTATCTAAAGATATTTACAGCAGCCCTGATATTAAAGCCCTTAATACCACTAGTGGCGCCTTAGGTGCAAGTTTAATTACTGATGGGCAGGTTATTAATACCATTTATGGAATCACCATTAATCCATTCAGCAAAGAGGTTGTGGTTGCCGATGCCAATAACTACAACAACAGCGAGGGTCTTACTTATTGCTTTGGGACGGATGGAAAAGTAAAGTTCAGCTTTAAAACTGCAGGTTTGCCGCAACATGCCGTATTCAATTACAATTATAAATACGAATAA
- a CDS encoding PKD domain-containing protein — translation MKKTYLIVMLGIATLIYSCKKDTEVAPDVNLTIKGETMTSKVNTKIAFAAGTNNGIEFNHQWKLDGKVVSNVYNYDFTPTKAGTYVIEYTASNNTGSFAHKYTVTVPVPVVEITPNSTKYITAVFEYLPAPGQFINENLGSLAGAQKIIGDVNKTGLISLGGFGGYVIFGFDHSVVNNAGADLAVYGNPIGGTTPWAEPGIVMVSQDVNGNGKPDDEWYELAGSEYNNPLTIKNYEITYTNPKGFANVNWTDNQGNSGTYDVNNFHKHNFYPEFAPDQEKLTLKGTMLPSSWGKNGGIFINSAFAWGYTDSWSIDDDYATKRYNSFDLDWAVDKNGKKIALNTIDFVKVYTGQREKGNTLLGEISTEVKGAMDLGIK, via the coding sequence ATGAAAAAAACTTATCTAATAGTAATGCTCGGTATTGCAACCCTGATCTACAGTTGTAAAAAAGACACTGAAGTTGCACCAGATGTTAACCTCACCATTAAAGGAGAAACAATGACATCAAAAGTAAATACCAAAATCGCTTTTGCTGCCGGAACTAACAATGGCATTGAGTTTAATCACCAATGGAAGTTGGATGGTAAAGTGGTAAGTAATGTCTATAATTACGATTTTACGCCAACTAAAGCCGGCACTTATGTTATTGAGTATACCGCAAGTAATAACACTGGATCGTTTGCTCACAAATACACAGTAACTGTTCCGGTTCCGGTGGTAGAAATTACACCGAATAGCACCAAATATATCACTGCTGTTTTCGAATACCTCCCAGCACCTGGCCAGTTTATTAATGAGAATTTGGGTAGCCTGGCTGGCGCACAAAAAATTATTGGTGATGTAAACAAAACCGGTCTCATCAGCTTAGGAGGCTTTGGTGGTTATGTTATTTTTGGCTTCGATCATTCTGTAGTGAATAATGCAGGCGCAGATCTGGCTGTTTACGGTAATCCGATCGGAGGTACAACGCCATGGGCTGAGCCGGGGATTGTAATGGTAAGCCAGGATGTAAACGGTAACGGAAAACCTGATGATGAATGGTATGAACTGGCTGGTAGCGAATACAATAACCCATTAACCATTAAAAATTACGAAATCACTTATACCAATCCAAAAGGCTTTGCCAATGTAAACTGGACGGATAACCAGGGTAACAGCGGTACTTATGATGTAAACAACTTCCACAAGCATAATTTCTACCCTGAATTTGCGCCTGATCAGGAAAAACTAACTTTAAAAGGAACTATGCTTCCATCTTCTTGGGGTAAAAACGGCGGTATTTTCATTAACAGTGCATTTGCATGGGGTTATACGGACAGCTGGTCTATCGATGATGATTATGCCACTAAAAGATATAACAGTTTTGATTTAGATTGGGCAGTTGATAAAAATGGAAAGAAAATCGCTCTAAATACCATCGATTTCGTGAAAGTATACACCGGACAAAGGGAAAAAGGAAATACACTTTTGGGCGAAATATCAACCGAGGTTAAAGGTGCTATGGATTTAGGTATAAAATAG